From a region of the Hallerella porci genome:
- the fliB gene encoding flagellin lysine-N-methylase, producing the protein MKLVKPDFYDAFHCIADRCSDTCCVGWEIDVDDFSQECYRHVGGKLGKKLQENIVDGHFQLLPGDRCPFLNSKNLCEIFTQLGEDSLCDICREHPRFVEVYGDVMERGLGLCCEEAVRLLFSNSLPLQFVESEIDEIEDELNDEEKRERDQIFEERRKIFQTLSDEKISFDARIEKVFPDAKNFRFFPFPNAENFEAFLSSLESFGSPWEIALKKNKPENCKRRNFGCGIFHRSGKREIAQLFDLQAFCEVTLQRKKTRKTFVRFFLLEFSAAFFK; encoded by the coding sequence ATGAAACTTGTAAAACCTGATTTTTATGATGCGTTTCATTGCATCGCTGATCGTTGCAGCGATACGTGTTGCGTCGGCTGGGAAATTGATGTCGATGATTTTTCGCAAGAATGTTATCGTCATGTCGGCGGAAAATTGGGAAAGAAATTGCAAGAAAATATTGTCGATGGACATTTTCAATTGTTGCCGGGCGATCGTTGCCCTTTTTTAAATTCAAAAAACTTGTGTGAAATTTTTACGCAGTTGGGCGAAGATTCTTTGTGCGATATTTGCAGAGAACATCCGCGATTTGTTGAAGTTTATGGCGATGTTATGGAACGCGGACTTGGGCTTTGTTGCGAAGAAGCGGTTCGTCTTTTATTTTCAAATTCTTTGCCGTTGCAATTTGTTGAAAGCGAAATCGATGAAATCGAAGATGAATTGAACGATGAAGAAAAAAGAGAACGCGATCAAATTTTTGAAGAACGCCGGAAAATTTTTCAAACGTTATCCGATGAAAAAATTTCATTTGACGCGCGGATTGAAAAAGTTTTTCCCGATGCAAAAAATTTTCGATTTTTCCCTTTTCCAAATGCAGAAAATTTTGAAGCATTTTTGTCGTCGCTAGAAAGTTTTGGAAGCCCGTGGGAAATTGCGCTCAAAAAAAATAAACCAGAAAATTGCAAAAGAAGAAATTTCGGATGCGGGATATTTCACCGAAGCGGAAAGCGTGAAATTGCTCAGCTATTTGATTTACAGGCATTTTGCGAAGTCACTTTACAGCGGAAGAAAACGCGGAAAACTTTTGTTCGCTTTTTTCTTTTGGAATTTAGCGCGGCTTTTTTCAAATGA
- a CDS encoding alpha-amylase/4-alpha-glucanotransferase domain-containing protein, translating into MKSQKLSLLLSITEPFSLKKDTWDSAFSQIAKEIRKLLELDKFKLSLYLSGKVAEVWNKLNIADVVYMRSAIREGNLEILGGGFYDAMLPLFPTRLQNLQLKSHIQLMEKIFQDEPIGYFNSPMAWEIGLTEVLAKQGLRYTLVLEKSLQDALGRATRVTGWFTAEDRDSVMQLFPVAEDLSQALLLSPSFLQAKLESIEKMDAPWIAVEEVPCENAETISQFFEKLRQNLSHFPFQLWPISHWLDEASGGKVNLMSDVGKTLGLPAGSHSCRELLLRRPEADFMHKSLLVANSHAEALLPEKELRAVQEKILPLMAKEYYADLYDNRGVRSPLVRWNGNRMIIEVEKEIEKLAKLEGRRVEVSDFLRTGNRQILVNNSKIQFLLEQRSGASLRSLIFKPSPVNLVNAFQQSGDVPRAFVDHLLSPSLTDAQQFESALNDGQGVLAEPYEYQIERKEDILAVRMRSEQIANVAGSDHVLHIDKNISLLESDSELEFSYAISNGTFASLEGYFGTELNLGVRNFEQRRAYTLKIDGNKISAETPFPFLYPEASEILIKDGFLSHAFRFRFSKPAKILLSWMMGSQDTAAPTVKQGVRMFFFWNLKLASAAEENLKIRAAFSKRGIFG; encoded by the coding sequence ATGAAATCGCAAAAACTATCTCTTCTTCTCTCGATTACGGAACCGTTCTCGTTAAAAAAAGACACTTGGGATTCTGCATTTTCGCAAATCGCAAAAGAGATAAGAAAATTATTGGAATTGGATAAATTCAAACTTTCGCTTTATCTTTCGGGAAAGGTTGCAGAAGTTTGGAATAAATTGAATATCGCCGATGTCGTTTATATGCGCTCCGCAATTCGCGAAGGAAATTTGGAAATTCTCGGCGGCGGATTTTACGATGCGATGCTTCCGCTTTTTCCAACGCGATTGCAAAATTTGCAATTAAAATCGCATATTCAGTTAATGGAAAAAATTTTCCAAGATGAACCGATTGGCTATTTTAATTCGCCGATGGCGTGGGAAATTGGATTAACTGAAGTTTTAGCCAAGCAAGGTTTGCGATACACTCTCGTTTTGGAAAAAAGTTTGCAAGATGCATTGGGAAGAGCGACGCGGGTGACGGGATGGTTTACCGCGGAAGATCGCGATTCTGTCATGCAACTTTTCCCGGTCGCCGAAGATTTAAGTCAAGCGCTTTTGCTTTCGCCTTCTTTTTTACAAGCGAAATTAGAATCGATTGAAAAAATGGATGCGCCGTGGATTGCTGTCGAAGAAGTTCCTTGCGAAAACGCAGAAACGATTTCACAATTTTTTGAAAAGCTTCGCCAGAATTTATCGCATTTTCCATTTCAACTGTGGCCAATTTCGCACTGGCTCGATGAAGCGTCTGGTGGAAAAGTCAATTTGATGAGCGATGTTGGAAAAACTCTCGGACTGCCCGCGGGCTCGCATAGTTGTCGCGAACTTTTGCTGCGCCGTCCCGAAGCAGATTTTATGCACAAATCGCTTCTCGTCGCAAATTCACATGCCGAAGCACTTTTACCAGAAAAAGAATTGCGTGCGGTGCAAGAAAAAATTTTGCCGTTAATGGCGAAAGAATATTACGCAGATCTTTACGACAATCGCGGTGTGCGCAGTCCTCTTGTGCGGTGGAATGGAAACCGCATGATTATTGAAGTTGAAAAAGAAATTGAAAAACTCGCAAAATTAGAAGGCCGTCGTGTTGAAGTTTCGGATTTTTTACGGACGGGAAATCGTCAAATTTTAGTGAACAATTCGAAGATTCAATTCTTGCTGGAACAACGTTCGGGCGCTTCGCTGCGGTCGCTGATTTTTAAACCTTCTCCAGTGAATTTGGTCAATGCATTTCAACAAAGCGGTGATGTGCCGCGGGCTTTCGTCGATCATTTGCTTTCGCCTTCTTTAACCGATGCGCAGCAATTTGAATCGGCGTTGAACGATGGCCAAGGCGTTCTCGCAGAACCTTATGAATATCAAATCGAAAGGAAAGAAGATATTTTAGCGGTTCGGATGCGTTCGGAACAAATTGCAAATGTCGCGGGAAGCGATCATGTTTTGCACATCGATAAAAATATCAGCCTTTTGGAATCGGATTCGGAATTGGAATTTTCGTATGCGATTTCCAATGGAACATTTGCAAGTCTCGAAGGTTATTTTGGAACGGAATTGAATTTAGGCGTTCGCAATTTTGAACAGCGCCGTGCGTATACATTAAAAATTGATGGCAATAAAATTTCCGCAGAAACGCCGTTCCCGTTTTTGTATCCCGAAGCGTCGGAAATTTTGATTAAAGACGGATTCCTTTCTCACGCATTTCGGTTCCGTTTTTCGAAGCCCGCAAAAATTCTTCTCAGCTGGATGATGGGCTCGCAAGATACGGCCGCGCCGACTGTAAAACAAGGCGTTCGTATGTTTTTCTTCTGGAATTTAAAACTTGCGTCCGCGGCAGAAGAAAATTTGAAAATTCGCGCAGCCTTTTCGAAGCGGGGGATTTTCGGATGA
- a CDS encoding transglycosylase SLT domain-containing protein encodes MKDNVRLSSISSGIFLTLFALILATFAGAWAYHLIQSKRIAAEEIRLRKDLADGNRYRAWTLDYAQIYLALDILSKNRMTQNQKFKLSEEIWMISRNYGFDPLLIPSIVFQESKGNPNAKGRFRSGAESGAYGLMQLKVPTAQAIGKRFGISVESAEDLMRPEVSIIVGSAYLMRLVGRYGNLKKAIIAYNIGQGGVDAKIRSREAIPTFYYEEVLAKYRKLKRLVSERLGEGAQDF; translated from the coding sequence GTGAAAGATAATGTGCGATTATCTTCGATTTCGTCGGGAATTTTTTTAACGCTCTTTGCGTTAATTCTCGCCACATTCGCGGGCGCGTGGGCGTATCATTTGATTCAATCAAAACGCATCGCTGCCGAAGAAATTCGTTTGCGAAAAGATTTGGCTGACGGAAATCGTTACCGTGCTTGGACTTTGGATTACGCACAAATTTACCTCGCCCTCGACATTCTTTCTAAAAATCGGATGACGCAAAATCAAAAGTTCAAATTGAGCGAAGAAATTTGGATGATTTCTCGCAATTATGGATTTGATCCGCTGCTAATTCCGTCGATTGTTTTTCAAGAGAGCAAAGGAAATCCTAACGCCAAAGGAAGATTTCGCAGCGGCGCAGAATCGGGAGCTTATGGCTTAATGCAATTAAAAGTGCCGACGGCGCAAGCGATTGGAAAACGTTTCGGAATTTCTGTCGAAAGCGCAGAAGATTTAATGCGTCCTGAAGTGAGCATTATCGTGGGCAGTGCTTATTTGATGCGACTTGTCGGGCGTTACGGTAATTTGAAAAAGGCGATTATCGCTTACAACATCGGGCAAGGTGGCGTTGACGCAAAAATTCGTTCCCGAGAAGCGATTCCAACATTTTATTACGAAGAAGTTTTGGCGAAATATCGGAAATTAAAGCGCCTTGTCTCAGAACGGCTAGGTGAAGGCGCACAGGATTTCTAA
- a CDS encoding TolC family protein, which translates to MILRIVPFLLIAIAFAAEVRYDCEGFVERGLSMDPLLAESRFTTEAKKNKIQEIKAAAILSKFEVTMMVGSAPGLKEDVDDWGDTVDTWDFTKMGPFFGTEVRAIQPLNYGQYKVGKKAAEADLRQQEMDVVSKEHDKSVELQSYYYNYLLALEMNRLVQDAQKQMDRAEEKLEEALDDDDANVSQTDLLKLKAGRHTLDEAVIDAESGMERVKLAIRFSLGLDSSETFASIDTVLAERSEYFPSLEEAKAIAAQHHPDLKRLNAGLNARQYQLELAEAKLGPHFFIMGEFSYVKSWAGNRTAVQKNAFAQDAVNKITGMIGFGVRYDLNFWNSWSSYVSARTELRGLKLKENYASEGILMKLEEQYVQTTGAKRKLESLRTSLRASESILKSAAMKYDLDPSNTSELVSAYTDNLQLQKAYYFAVCKYNIAFAELISRMGLSLSEYHQLYPGK; encoded by the coding sequence ATGATACTTCGAATCGTACCCTTTTTGCTCATCGCTATCGCTTTCGCTGCGGAAGTGCGTTACGATTGTGAAGGTTTTGTGGAACGCGGACTTTCGATGGATCCGCTTCTTGCCGAATCGCGGTTTACAACAGAAGCCAAAAAAAATAAAATCCAAGAAATTAAAGCCGCGGCGATTCTTTCCAAATTTGAAGTCACGATGATGGTTGGATCCGCGCCCGGTTTAAAAGAAGATGTGGATGATTGGGGCGATACCGTGGACACGTGGGACTTTACCAAAATGGGGCCATTTTTTGGAACAGAAGTGCGCGCAATTCAGCCGTTAAATTATGGGCAATATAAAGTCGGCAAAAAAGCAGCCGAAGCGGATTTGCGCCAGCAAGAAATGGATGTGGTTTCCAAAGAGCACGATAAAAGTGTAGAACTGCAATCGTATTATTACAATTATTTGCTCGCTCTCGAAATGAATCGCTTAGTGCAAGATGCGCAAAAGCAAATGGACCGCGCCGAAGAAAAATTAGAAGAAGCGTTAGACGATGACGATGCGAATGTTTCGCAAACGGATTTGCTCAAACTCAAAGCGGGGCGGCATACATTAGACGAAGCGGTCATCGATGCAGAAAGCGGCATGGAACGGGTGAAGCTCGCTATTCGATTTTCTCTCGGGCTTGATTCCTCGGAAACATTTGCATCCATCGATACCGTTCTCGCAGAACGCTCCGAATATTTTCCGAGTTTAGAGGAAGCGAAAGCGATTGCAGCGCAACATCATCCCGATTTGAAACGTTTGAATGCGGGCTTGAATGCGCGGCAGTATCAATTAGAATTAGCCGAAGCAAAACTCGGTCCGCACTTTTTTATCATGGGTGAATTTAGCTACGTAAAATCGTGGGCGGGGAATCGCACCGCTGTGCAAAAAAATGCTTTTGCGCAAGATGCAGTCAATAAAATCACCGGTATGATCGGCTTCGGCGTTCGCTACGATTTGAATTTTTGGAATAGTTGGAGTTCTTATGTTTCTGCGCGGACAGAACTTCGCGGACTTAAACTCAAAGAAAATTATGCGTCCGAAGGCATTTTGATGAAGCTCGAAGAACAGTATGTGCAGACGACGGGTGCGAAGCGAAAACTCGAAAGTCTGCGGACGAGTTTGCGGGCGAGTGAATCCATTTTAAAAAGTGCTGCGATGAAGTACGATTTGGATCCGTCAAATACAAGCGAATTGGTTTCGGCTTACACCGATAATCTTCAACTTCAAAAAGCTTATTACTTTGCAGTTTGCAAATACAATATCGCATTTGCCGAACTGATTAGTCGGATGGGACTTTCCTTGTCCGAATATCATCAACTCTATCCGGGAAAATAG
- a CDS encoding MlaC/ttg2D family ABC transporter substrate-binding protein, with translation MKIQALLTALALSFTVAFAADPVQAISKNDKELQTLLKKKSLSKKDNERVKGLLSDVFNFKLLAEKSLPKETWSGLDEASKTAFATEFQRMVRNSSAKRLEMYRTDSTIYEAPKMKKNNTEANVTAHLWYKGKESVLVYKMSLVDGVWMAWDLVIDDLSTARNYKEQFATILKTKTFADLLEIVKKKADESEE, from the coding sequence ATGAAAATTCAAGCTCTCCTTACCGCTTTAGCGCTTTCGTTTACGGTGGCATTTGCCGCCGATCCGGTGCAGGCGATTTCGAAAAACGATAAAGAATTGCAGACTCTTCTGAAGAAGAAAAGCCTTTCGAAAAAAGACAATGAACGCGTGAAAGGTCTTTTGAGCGATGTCTTCAACTTTAAACTTCTCGCGGAAAAATCTTTGCCCAAAGAAACGTGGAGCGGTTTGGATGAAGCTTCGAAGACTGCGTTTGCTACGGAATTCCAACGCATGGTTCGCAATTCAAGCGCAAAGCGTTTGGAAATGTATCGCACCGATAGCACGATTTACGAAGCGCCGAAAATGAAGAAAAATAATACCGAAGCCAATGTGACTGCACATCTTTGGTACAAAGGAAAGGAATCGGTTCTCGTTTACAAGATGAGCCTTGTCGATGGCGTTTGGATGGCTTGGGATTTAGTCATCGACGATCTTTCTACAGCGCGCAATTACAAAGAACAATTTGCGACGATTTTAAAAACAAAAACGTTTGCCGATTTATTGGAAATCGTGAAGAAAAAGGCTGACGAAAGCGAAGAATGA
- a CDS encoding pseudouridine synthase, producing the protein MQNLTVERLLSRLGFGTRKNCRALVRSGLVKIAGRIVEDPFEELSEKPATITVNDEEISTVEELYLMLNKPCGLECSHQPRDHESVFSIFPERFLEMELNCIGRLDADTHGLLLFSNQGQFIHRVESPKKGMLKTYEAKLARPITDGQIRLLKEGVQLKGEKKPFIARELEKVSETVVRISIAEGIYHEVRRMFAAVSNHVEDLERISIGEVKLDPQLKLGEWRFLTAEEIQRMKN; encoded by the coding sequence ATGCAAAATTTAACTGTGGAACGTTTGCTTTCTCGTTTAGGATTTGGAACGCGCAAAAATTGCCGCGCTTTAGTGCGTTCGGGTTTGGTGAAAATTGCGGGAAGAATTGTAGAAGATCCGTTTGAAGAATTGTCGGAAAAGCCCGCGACAATTACGGTTAATGACGAAGAAATTTCCACGGTCGAAGAATTGTATTTGATGCTCAATAAACCTTGCGGACTTGAATGCAGTCATCAGCCTCGCGATCATGAATCGGTTTTTAGCATTTTCCCGGAACGCTTTTTAGAAATGGAATTGAATTGCATTGGGCGCTTGGATGCGGACACGCATGGACTTTTACTTTTTTCCAATCAAGGTCAATTTATTCATCGCGTGGAAAGTCCGAAAAAAGGCATGCTGAAAACATACGAAGCGAAGTTAGCGCGCCCGATTACCGATGGGCAAATTCGTCTTCTCAAAGAAGGCGTGCAGCTCAAGGGCGAAAAGAAACCATTCATCGCCCGCGAATTGGAAAAAGTTTCGGAAACGGTTGTGCGCATTTCAATTGCCGAAGGAATTTATCACGAAGTGCGTCGTATGTTCGCAGCGGTTTCCAATCACGTCGAAGATTTAGAGCGCATTTCGATTGGGGAAGTAAAATTAGACCCGCAATTAAAACTCGGCGAATGGCGATTTTTAACCGCCGAAGAAATTCAGCGGATGAAAAATTAA
- a CDS encoding HU family DNA-binding protein: protein MANVTKQDLIHRVTSSTGFVKSKVRVVVEQLLDLVGESLSEGNSIEIRGFGTFVNKERKSRPARNPKTGETVLLQSRLMPTFKFSAELKSAIAASEAIQQANENRSATQKIEAL from the coding sequence GTGGCAAACGTAACAAAACAAGATTTAATTCATCGCGTGACAAGCTCGACGGGCTTTGTCAAAAGCAAAGTGCGTGTTGTTGTGGAACAACTCCTGGACCTCGTTGGCGAATCCCTCTCCGAAGGGAATTCCATCGAGATCCGCGGATTCGGTACATTCGTCAACAAAGAACGCAAATCGCGTCCCGCTCGAAATCCCAAAACCGGCGAAACGGTTTTGTTGCAGTCGCGTTTAATGCCGACATTTAAATTCTCCGCAGAACTCAAATCGGCGATAGCCGCTTCTGAAGCAATTCAACAAGCAAACGAAAATCGCAGCGCAACACAAAAAATCGAAGCGCTCTAA
- a CDS encoding tRNA dihydrouridine synthase has product MLKTEFQFANIRVSPCTVLSPMAGVTDAPFRRLCRVLAGNRMGLLVSEFVSTDGTSPFVLKNHKQLKFYPEERPFGIQIFGRSPERMAYAAQVLETLKPDYIEVNAGCPVPKVAGKGGGAGLLKDLPRLQKILAEVKKSIAIPMTLKCRIGWDENSINVMETLKIAEGEGADMLTVHGRTRVQGYNGFANWDLIGQVAAAAKIPVVGNGDVSSVQFALDCLEKYAICGVSIGRGAMHNPWLFGEIADALEGKLPRKISAKEVCEIFKIYYGFMMDENTSTPFGALGRLKQLAARLCKGFEPDSSEFRQRVLTSQSPEELFENAGRFSEFAQSNGITFTPERLVNLNGRKEDTVSFERQFK; this is encoded by the coding sequence ATGTTGAAAACCGAATTTCAGTTTGCAAATATCCGCGTTTCTCCGTGCACGGTGCTTTCTCCGATGGCGGGCGTAACCGATGCGCCGTTTCGTCGCTTGTGCCGCGTTCTTGCGGGAAATCGCATGGGGCTTCTCGTTTCGGAATTTGTTTCGACCGATGGCACGTCACCTTTTGTTTTGAAGAATCATAAACAGCTTAAATTTTATCCCGAAGAACGTCCGTTTGGCATTCAAATTTTCGGACGGAGTCCGGAACGGATGGCGTATGCAGCGCAGGTTTTGGAAACATTAAAACCCGATTATATCGAAGTGAATGCGGGTTGTCCCGTGCCGAAAGTAGCGGGGAAAGGCGGTGGCGCAGGACTTCTAAAAGATTTGCCGCGGCTGCAAAAAATTTTAGCCGAAGTGAAAAAATCCATTGCGATTCCGATGACTTTAAAATGTCGCATCGGCTGGGATGAAAATTCCATCAATGTTATGGAAACTTTGAAAATCGCCGAAGGCGAAGGCGCAGACATGTTAACGGTGCACGGCAGAACGCGTGTGCAGGGCTATAACGGATTTGCCAACTGGGATTTAATCGGGCAAGTCGCTGCTGCGGCAAAAATTCCAGTCGTCGGAAATGGTGACGTTTCTAGTGTGCAATTCGCTTTGGACTGTTTGGAAAAATATGCGATTTGTGGCGTTTCCATTGGACGTGGCGCCATGCATAATCCATGGCTTTTTGGAGAAATTGCGGATGCCTTAGAAGGAAAATTGCCTCGGAAAATTTCGGCAAAAGAAGTCTGCGAAATTTTTAAAATCTATTACGGCTTTATGATGGACGAAAATACTTCAACGCCGTTCGGCGCACTCGGCCGATTGAAGCAACTTGCAGCAAGACTTTGCAAAGGTTTTGAACCGGATTCTTCTGAATTCCGACAACGCGTTCTCACAAGTCAAAGTCCCGAAGAACTTTTTGAAAATGCAGGACGCTTTTCTGAATTTGCACAAAGTAACGGTATCACATTTACGCCGGAACGCTTGGTCAATTTAAACGGTCGCAAAGAAGATACGGTCTCGTTCGAACGGCAGTTTAAATAA